Proteins from a single region of Corvus hawaiiensis isolate bCorHaw1 chromosome 6, bCorHaw1.pri.cur, whole genome shotgun sequence:
- the PTGR2 gene encoding prostaglandin reductase 2 isoform X1 encodes MIIQRVVLNSRPGKNGVPVAENFRLEQSTIADTVQAGQVRVKTLYLSVDPYMRCRMNEDTGSDYLQPWQLSEVADGGGIGVVEESKHDNLAKGDFVTSFTWPWQTVAILDGSLLQKLVPQLVNGRLSYFLGAAGITGLTALLGIREKGHVTAGANQTMVVSGAAGACGSLAGQIGRLEGCSRVVGIAGTDEKCSILVQEMGFDAAINYKKEDVAKQLRELCPGGVDVYFDNVGGDISDTVISQMNQNSHIILCGQISQYNKDVPYPPPLPPDIEKIQKERNITRERFLVLNYMDKQEASVLQLCQWIQEGKLKVRETVVEGLANIGAAFQSMMNGGNIGKQIISVSK; translated from the exons ATGATTATACAAAGAGTAGTGCTGAATTCACGGCCTG GTAAGAATGGAGTGCCAGTGGCTGAAAACTTCCGACTGGAGCAAAGTACAATAGCAGATACAGTCCAAGCAGGACAAGTGCGTGTTAAAACTCTCTACCTCTCAGTGGACCCCTACATG CGCTGCCGAATGAACGAGGACACGGGCTCAGATtacctgcagccctggcagctgtcTGAAGTTGCTGATGGTGGGGGCATCGGGGTTGTGGAGGAGAGCAAGCACGATAACCTTGCTAAAGGAGACTTTGTAACTTCCTTCACTTGGCCCTGGCAGACAGTGGCAATTCTGGATGGAAGCTTGCTACAAAAG CTTGTTCCACAACTTGTAAATGGACGCCTTTCCTACTTTCTGGGTGCAGCTGGCATCACGGGACTGACGGCCCTGTTGGGAATCAGGGAGAAAGGACATGTGACTGCAGGTGCAAATCAGACCATGGTGGTGAGTGGAGCAGCCGGTGCCTGTGGCTCTTTGGCCGGCCAG ATTGGCCGTCTGGAGGGCTGCTCTAGAGTGGTGGGGATTGCTGGCACAGATGAGAAGTGCTCCATTTTGGTCCAAGAAATGGGGTTTGATGCTGCTATCAATTACAAGAAGGAGGATGTGGCAAAACAGCTACGTGAACTCTGCCCAGGTGGTGTGGATGTTTACTTTGACAATGTTGGTGGAGACATCAGTGATACAGTTATAAGTCAG ATGAATCAGAACAGCCATATCATCCTGTGTGGACAGATTTCTCAGTATAACAAAGATGTGCCTTATCCCCCTCCACTGCCTCCTGAcatagaaaaaatacagaaagaaaggaacatCACAAG gGAAAGATTCTTAGTGTTGAACTACATGGACAAACAAGAAGCTAGTGTATTACAACTCTGCCAGTGGATCCAAGAGGGTAAACTGAAG
- the PTGR2 gene encoding prostaglandin reductase 2 isoform X3, which produces MIIQRVVLNSRPGKNGVPVAENFRLEQSTIADTVQAGQVRVKTLYLSVDPYMRCRMNEDTGSDYLQPWQLSEVADGGGIGVVEESKHDNLAKGDFVTSFTWPWQTVAILDGSLLQKLVPQLVNSS; this is translated from the exons ATGATTATACAAAGAGTAGTGCTGAATTCACGGCCTG GTAAGAATGGAGTGCCAGTGGCTGAAAACTTCCGACTGGAGCAAAGTACAATAGCAGATACAGTCCAAGCAGGACAAGTGCGTGTTAAAACTCTCTACCTCTCAGTGGACCCCTACATG CGCTGCCGAATGAACGAGGACACGGGCTCAGATtacctgcagccctggcagctgtcTGAAGTTGCTGATGGTGGGGGCATCGGGGTTGTGGAGGAGAGCAAGCACGATAACCTTGCTAAAGGAGACTTTGTAACTTCCTTCACTTGGCCCTGGCAGACAGTGGCAATTCTGGATGGAAGCTTGCTACAAAAG CTTGTTCCACAACTTGTAAATAGCAGCTAA